In the genome of Fusarium fujikuroi IMI 58289 draft genome, chromosome FFUJ_chr02, one region contains:
- a CDS encoding probable methyltransferase: MTTELTSKQKARENDRARRTKDGATQLPRKKFYRQRAHANPFSDHMLEYPKSPDDMDWSLYFPHYVQEGTPEDPSKPPKLTKDVEIVDIGCGFGGLLIALAPKLPDTLALGLEIRTQVAGYVQERIKALRSQNSDNMYQNVGCIRANTMKFLPNFFKKAQLSKIFICFPDPHFKARKHKARIVSTTLNSEYAYALRPGGIVYTITDVEDLHLWMVQHLEAHPAFERISKEEEEADECVQVMSTETEESKKVTRNNGQKFVALFRRLEDPPW, translated from the exons ATGACAACAGAGCTCACAAGTAAACAGAAAGCACGTGAGAATGATCGCGCAAGGAGGACGAAAGATGGGGCCACTCAACTACCTCGCAAAAAGTTCTATCGCCAAAGAGCGCACGCAAATCCTTTCTCTGATCATATGCTAGAATA CCCTAAATCACCAGACGATATGGATTGGTCCTTATATTTTCCACATTACGTCCAGGAGGGAACACCAGAGGATCCCTCAAAGCCTCCTAAACTGACAAAAGATGTGGAAATTGTCGACATTGGCTGTGGTTTTGGAGGTCTTCTCATTGCTCTAGCGCCCAAGCTACCTGACACTCTCGCACTCG GCCTGGAAATCCGAACACAAGTAGCAGGCTACGTTCAAGAACGTATAAAAGCATTGCGATCACAAAACTCGGACAACATGTATCAGAACGTGGGCTGCATTCGAGCAAACACTATGAAGTTCCTCCCGAATTTCTTCAAGAAGGCTCAACTATCCAAGATCTTCATCTGCTTTCCCGATCCTCACTTCAAGGCCAGGAAGCACAAAGCCAGAATTGTATCGACGACACTGAACTCAGAATACGCTTATGCGCTACGACCAGGCGGCATTGTGTATACTATCACCGATGTCGAGGACCTGCACTTGTGGATGGTTCAGCACCTTGAGGCTCATCCTGCTTTTGAGAGGATAtcgaaagaggaagaagaggcggATGAATGTGTCCAGGTCATGTCGACTGAGACggaggagagcaagaaggTCACGAGAAATAATGGACAGAAGTTTGTAGCGTTGTTCCGAAGGTTAGAGGATCCTCCGTGGTAG
- a CDS encoding probable cross-pathway control protein: MASLHEFQPAGTIRATVTESRITTTGLCLPVSPAAQNQRVAQLLQAFGHSSSPVNRPTNQFYASSAPSSSTALNKQNRPARPPVPLFSQSTGSVPQQTAKMMNAADVELPEEFTAFDGGANTAFSSPAVPSVFDFGGSSSSSIGNLATISPQDLFAHDNFMSAPNSSALTALTSPSIYNESPEFDGYDVSPNFGSADFDGAADPWFPLFPQDSNVAPAQPTSVENSPELKSDEVDSDNQSPAPSRRKSGTSPSTRHSSVAGVNARKRDKPLPPIVIDDPSDTVAMKRARNTLAARKSRERKAAKLEELEDKIAKLEAERDHWKRIALAQTGMQ; the protein is encoded by the exons ATGGCTTCCCTCCACGAATTCCAGCCTGCCGGCACAATCCGCGCAACAGTTACAGAGTCCCGAATCACCACAACAGGACTTTGTCTT CCTGTCTCCCCTGCTGCACAGAATCAACGAGTCGCCCAGTTGCTCCAGGCTTTTGGTCATTCTTCGTCCCCTGTAAACCGTCCTACGAACCAGTTCTACGCCTCTTCAGCTCCATCGTCTTCTACCGCTTTGAACAAGCAGAACCGCCCTGCTAGGCCTCCAgttcctctcttttctcagAGTACAGGAAGTGTCCCGCAACAAACCGCCAAGATGATGAACGCTGCAG ACGTCGAACTCCCTGAGGAGTTTACCGCCTTCGATGGCGGGGCCAACACGGCTTTCTCTTCACCTGCTGTCCCCtctgtctttgactttggcggcagctcttccagctcTATTGGCAATCTGGCGACTATCTCGCCCCAAGATCTTTTTGCTCATGATAACTTCATGTCTGCACCTAACTCGTCAGCATTGACGGCCTTGACTTCACCATCTATCTACAACGAGTCCCCTGAGTTCGATGGATACGATGTGTCTCCAAACTTCGGCAGTGCCGATTTCGACGGTGCTGCAGACCCTTGGTTTCCCTTGTTCCCTCAGGACAGCAACGTTGCTCCTGCTCAACCCACCAGTGTCGAGAACTCACCGGAGCTCAAGTCTGATGAAGTCGATTCAGACAACCAGTCTCCTGCTCCTAGTCGCCGTAAGTCGGGTACATCTCCTTCCACTCGTCACTCTTCTGTGGCCGGTGTGAACGCCCGCAAGCGTGACAAGCCCCTGCCCCCTATCGTTATCGATGACCCTAGCGATACCGTCGCTATGAAGCGTGCTCGAAACACTCTTGCGGCACGAAAGTCTCGTGAGCGAAAGGCTGCTAAGCTGGAAGAACTTGAGGATAAGATTGCTAAGCTGGAAGCTGAGCGCGATCACTGGAAGAGGATCGCTCTTGCGCAAACCGGCATGCAATAA
- a CDS encoding related to extracellular metalloproteinase, producing the protein MVAVPPHILRAISKSKAATPEHREIARSSLAHTEQFLKDCQKRREQFLKTYNQVQRQMIVPPELFRNVIASDQADSAQRTRAKQGLDHLETIIGKVRGAQQALGSSQSTEPGTSYAVSSLTATNDPPYRAVYDIHESSNEGELPGDLIRDNGKKEAESTKPSSDKAVNEAFDNVGLVLGFYKKFFQWLSIDNKDMDVISTVHFGKQYENAFWDPEKLQMVFGDGGEFLNNFTGCIDVIGHELTHAVTEHTSPLDYYGQAGALNEHVSDVFGIMVKQRVQDEKSDVADWLIGEDCILPGVKGTALRSMKEPGTAYDDPVFGKDPQVGHMKQFRTTYEDNGGVHIYSGIPNKAFYLVSVSFGGYS; encoded by the exons ATGGTTGCTGTTCCTCCTCACATCCTGCGAGCTATCTCGAAGAGTAAAGCAGCAACTCCTGAGCACCGAGAGATAGCACGATCATCTCTTGCACACACAGAACAATTCTTGAAAGACTGCCAGAAGCGTCGGGAGCAGTTTTTGAAAACGTACAACCAAGTTCAGAGGCAGATGATTGTTCCTCCTGAACTCTTTCGGAATGTCATCGCTTCAGATCAAGCCGACAGTGCTCAGCGTACAAGGGCCAAACAAGGCCTTGACCATCTTGAAACCATTATCGGAAAAGTCAGAGGGGCACAGCAGGCGCTGGGCTCTTCGCAGTCCACGGAACCCGGCACCTCATATGCTGTCTCATCGCTAACTGCTACGAACGACCCTCCTTACCGTGCTGTATACGACATACACGAGAGTTCAAACGAGGGTGAACTCCCTGGTGACCTCATTCGTGACAACGGGAAGAAGGAAGCTGAATCAACCAAGCCATCTTCTGATAAGGCTGTCAATGAGGCTTTCGACAACGTCGGACTTGTCTTGGGTTTCTACAAAAAGTTCTTCCAATGGCTGTCAATCGACAACAAGGATATGGACGTCATCAGTACTGTTCACTTTGGTAAACAATACGAAAATGCTT TCTGGGACCCAGAAAAGCTTCAGATGGTCTTCGGCGACGGCGGCGAGTTTCTCAACAACTTTACCGGATGCATCGATGTCATCGGCCATGAGCTCACACACGCAGTTACAGAGCACACAAGTCCTCTTGACTACTATGGTCAGGCCGGTGCTCTGAACGAGCATGTCTCGGATGTGTTTGGCATCATGGTCAAACAAAGAGTTCAGGACGAGAAATCGGATGTTGCAGACTGGCTAATTGGTGAAGACTGCATTCTTCCTGGAGTCAAGGGCACTGCTCTGCGAAGCATGAAGGAGCCTGGAACTGCCTACGATGATCCCGTTTTT GGCAAAGATCCGCAGGTTGGACACATGAAGCAATTCAGGACAACATATGAGGATAACGGCGGAGTCCACATATATTCCGGGATTCCCAACAAAGCGTTCTATCTGGTTTCTGTGTCGTTCGGAGGATACTCTTAG
- a CDS encoding related to sexual differentiation process protein, whose amino-acid sequence MAKLMHELKSPSRTPEVEFTETSSDSPSPDSREAVGYESGFERDLDVTQDDLLEAREVASTLSLEDVHKTMKRVYTLHKRDPNFPLSVIKKIEVFLGMGPNEHPTITYSYQTDTDDILQHPERHEALIQEIKIEAALITHNSPYAEVRAIVSNRDDPSMPCSTIRAWLVGIIFSCAVSFINSFFEIRQPMIGVNTVVPQLLAYPFGKFLEKTLPDIGVTVFGVRHSLNPGPFNKKEHMLITIMSSISMGTPYTNYIVWIQYLPFYFNQPYAISIGYQLLLGLSSKFIGYGLAGICRRFLIYPSYCLWPTTLVCIALNTALHDEADMAVPGPFKKIWNTSRFKFFSLAFGAMFAYFWLPNYLFAGMTWFSWMTWISPNNRDLATITGGHTGLGLNPFPTFDWNIVTMGCDPLMVPCFTTFNLFCGTMLSFFVILGVYYGNGYYTSYLPVNSNRAFDHFGGLYNVSAILDERGIFDPEKYEAYSPAFLTAAHLGSYMMFFAMYTAALTYGALYHHHQIVLGFKSLVNSFRGSKKGDIEDGQVLDAHNRLMKTYHEVPEWWYLICLALAFVIGIVGISQWPTHTTPAVVPFGIILSLIFVVPVGIISATTGIAVPLNVIAEFLGGSFAEGNAIALCFFKTFGYTACAQAIYFSADLKLAHYMKIPPRFTFWAQMVPTLVSTFVSVGVLQYQIHLEGVCTTNAPYRFTCPGLNNFFTAAVLWGTIGPKKLFGPGGQYVETLVGFPFGVALVLLFWWLGKRHPNNNIIRSTHPVVFLGGGMIWAPYNISYIWPAVPIGWFSWMYIKKRYLAFWAKAGLQMSYIQ is encoded by the exons ATGGCGAAGCTGATGCATGAGTTGAAGAGTCCGTCAAGGACACCAGAGGTTGAGTTCACAGAAACA TCATCTGACAGCCCGTCTCCGGATAGTCGAGAGGCAGTTGGGTATGAGAGTGGTTTTGAGAGAGACCTCGACGTAACTCAAGATGATTTGCTTGAAGCAAGAGAGGTTGCATCTACCTTGTCTCTCGAAGATGTTCACAAA ACAATGAAGAGAGTATATACGCTTCATAAAAGAGACCCCAACTTTCCTCTTTCTGTCATTAAGAAGATTGAAGTATTCCTGGGTATGGGGCCCAACGAGCATCCGACTATCACTTACTCATATCAGACAGATACCGACGATATTCTACAACACCCAGAGCGCCATGAAGCTCTGATCCAAGAAATTAAGATCGAGGCAGCACTCATCACACACAACTCTCCATATGCTGAAGTCAGAGCAATAGTAAGCAACCGCGATGACCCCAGCATGCCGTGCTCCACGATCCGTGCTTGGCTCGTGGGCATTATCTTCTCATGCGCTGtgtccttcatcaacagctttTTCGAGATCCGGCAACCAATGATCGGTGTCAACACTGTTGTTCCTCAGCTCTTGGCCTATCCGTTTGGGAAGTTTCTCGAGAAGACTCTTCCTGATATTGGTGTTACTGTATTTGGTGTTCGGCACAGCCTGAATCCTGGGCcttttaataagaaagaaCATATGCTGATCACTATTATGTCGAGTATATCGATGGGGACACCGTATACCAATTACATTGTTTGGATACAGTATCTTCCATTCTACTTCAACCAGCCTTACGCGATAAGCATCGGGTATCAACTCCTGCTGGGACTTTCGTCCAAGTTCATCGGTTACGGCCTCGCTGGTATCTGCAGACGCTTCCTTATATATCCATCATATTGTCTATGGCCAACTACATTAGTGTGTATTGCTTTAAATACAGCATTGCACGACGAAGCCGACATGGCCGTCCCTGGCCCCTTCAAGAAGATTTGGAATACATCCCGCTTCAAGTTCTTCAGTCTTGCATTCGGAGCAATGTTTGCCTACTTTTGGCTTCCCAATTATCTTTTCGCCGGCATGACTTGGTTCAGTTGGATGACTTGGATATCTCCGAATAACCGGGATCTAGCAACTATAACTGGAGGACAcactggtcttggtcttaATCCCTTCCCGACATTCGACTGGAATATCGTCACGATGGGCTGCGACCCTCTCATGGTGCCATGCTTTACCACCTTCAACCTTTTCTGCGGTACAATGTTGTCCTTTTTTGTCATTCTAGGGGTTTATTACGGAAACGGCTACTACACGTCTTATCTCCCTGTCAACTCAAACCGTGCCTTCGACCATTTTGGTGGGCTATACAATGTCTCAGCTATTCTAGATGAACGTGGGATATTTGATCCTGAGAAGTACGAGGCATACTCACCTGCTTTCCTTACAGCAGCTCATCTAGGATCATACATGATGTTTTTCGCCATGTATACAGCTGCTCTTACTTATGGTGCGCTttatcaccaccatcaaatAGTGTTAGGTTTCAAGAGCCTTGTCAACAGCTTTCGAGGTTCAAAGAAGGGAGACATAGAAGATGGACAAGTGTTAGATGCCCACAACCGTCTTATGAAGACATACCACGAAGTCCCTGAATGGTGGTACTTGATATGTCTCGCTTTAGCTTTCGTCATTGGAATCGTCGGCATCTCCCAATGGCCAACGCATACCACCCCAGCAGTCGTACCCTTTGGTATCATTCTGAGTCTCATATTTGTTGTACCAGTTGGTATCATATCAGCTACTACGGGCATTGCTGTCCCGCTCAACGTGATAGCTGAGTTTCTGGGGGGCTCCTTTGCCGAAGGAAATGCCATTGCATTGTGTTTCTTCAAGACATTTGGATACACAGCTTGTGCCCAAGCCATATACTTCAGCGCAGACTTGAAGCTGGCACACTACATGAAGATACCTCCGCGCTTCACGTTCTGGGCACAAATGGTACCAACGCTTGTTTCCACCTTCGTCTCTGTTGGGGTTCTACAGTACCAGATTCACTTAGAAGGCGTTTGTACAACAAATGCGCCTTACCGCTTCACGTGTCCTGGTCTGAACAACTTCTTCACAGCTGCTGTGCTTTGGGGAACTATCGGGCCTAAGAAGCTCTTTGGACCTGGGGGCCAGTATGTCGAGACCCTGGTAGGCTTTCCCTTTGGTGTTGCTTTAGTGTTGCTGTTTTGGTGGCTGGGAAAACGGCACCCAAATAACAATATTATTCGAAGCACTCACCCTGTTGTTTTCCTCGGGGGTGGTATGATTTGGGCGCCGTATAATATCAGCTACATCTGGCCAGCTGTGCCGATCGGCTGGTTCTCTTGGATGTATATCAAGAAGCGATATCTCGCTTTCTGGGCAAAGGCAGGTTTACAAATGAGCTATATTCAGTGA
- a CDS encoding probable homoserine dehydrogenase yields MAAPKQVFIGIIGAGGVGKAFIDQLQSLAARKPSPKLNLAYIATSRKALFNDDYSPLNIGNVVDTLGSSTKAPLALPQVVEYLAKAPAKSVLVDNTSSQDVAELYPLALSRGISIVTPNKKAFSGSYKLWQDIFSAAESSGARVYHESSVGAGLPVISTLKDLVETGDKVTKIEGVFSGTMSFLFNSFAPTEGQGGKWSEEVKKAKSLGYTEPDPRDDLNGLDVARKLTILARLAGIPVESPTSFPVESLIPKELESVSSGDEFLEKLPAFDSQMEETKAAAEKAGKVVRFVGSIDAASKQVKVGLEQFDRSHPIAALKGSDNIISFYTERYGSNPLIVQGAGAGGDVTAMGVTADLIKVLSQIA; encoded by the exons atggcCGCTCCCAAACAGGTTTTCATTGGAATTATCG GCGCCGGAGGTGTCGGCAAAGCCTTCATCGACCAGCTCCAATCCCTCGCTGCTCGGAAGCCATCACCGAAGCTGAACCTTGCATACATTGCCACGAGCCGCAAAGCCCTCTTCAACGACGACTACTCTCCCCTTAACATCGGCAACGTCGTCGACACGCTTGGTTCCTCTACCAAGGCTCCTCTCGCTCTCCCCCAGGTTGTCGAGTACCTGGCTAAGGCTCCCGCCAAGAGCGTTCTTGTCGACAACACCAGCTCTCAGGATGTTGCGGAACTTTACCCACTTGCGCTGAGCCGAGGCATCAGCATAGTTACACCCAACAAGAAGGCCTTCTCAGGCTCATACAAGTTGTGGCAGGACATCTTTTCAGCTGCCGAGTCTTCGGGAGCCCGCGTCTACCATGAGTCTTCCGTCGGTGCTGGTCTCCCCGTTATTTCCACCCTGAAGGACTTGGTTGAGACTGGTGACAAGGTAACCAAGATCGAGGGTGTTTTCAGCGGCACCATGTCCTTCCTTTTCAACTCTTTTGCCCCTACCGAGGGCCAGGGTGGTAAGTGGTCtgaggaggtcaagaaggccaagtcACTGGGATACACTGAACCCGACCCCCGAGATGATCTCAACGGTCTCGATGTCGCTCGCAAGCTGACTATCCTCGCTCGTCTGGCTGGCATCCCTGTTGAGTCCCCCACTTCTTTCCCAGTGGAGAGCCTCATTCCCAAGGAGCTGGAGTCTGTTTCCAGCGGCGACGagttccttgagaagctcccTGCCTTTGACTCTCAGATGGAAGAGACCAAGGCTGCCGCTGAGAAGGCTGGCAAGGTTGTCCGATTTGTTGGTAGCATTGATGCTGCTTCCAAGCAGGTCAAGGTTGGCTTGGAGCAATTCGACCGCTCGCACCCCATTGCTGCTCTTAAGGGCAGTGATAACATTATCAGCTTCTACACTGAGAGATATGGAAGCAACCCTCTGATTGTCCagggtgctggtgctggaggtGATGTGACCGCCATGGGAGTGACAGCTGATctgatcaaggtcctgtCGCAAATTGCATAA
- a CDS encoding related to CRH1-family of putative glycosidases might exert a common role in cell wall organization: MFSKAFTTATMALACAGMVSAQTFTDCNPLKKTCPADPAFGDNEVDCDLAKGACDAFHGMIGTELKYSDRGALFRINKESDAPTIRSDNYLFFGRVDVVVQAAKGQGIVTSAVLQSDDLDEVDWEWVGGDDAQVQSNYFSKGDTTTYDRAQYHAVAAPLTTTHKYSIEWTSTKIDWLIDDAVVRTLNAADAQGVNGFPQTPMQVKLGTWVAGGKNSNEGTREWAGGYTDFDDAPFDAYYRSVTIIDYAGKDAPGQNKGAKQYVYTDKTGDWTSIKVEKTSSDNDDDKTSTSTTVSKVSKTTKTAEATTSAVETTSAHESKTKSAEKESKTESAKETKTSEVATTFATATSTKAEATATATEGSGSGSESDAGAGAATATGSGASPSEPATTPVPVNSGSRMAGSVVAAFAGLIVAQILI, encoded by the exons ATGTTCTCAAAAGCTTTCACTACTGCCACCATGGCTCTTGCCTGTGCTGGTATGGTTTCTGCCCAGACCTTCACTGACTGCAACCCATTGAAAAAGA CATGCCCCGCTGATCCCGCTTTTGGCGATAACGAGGTTGACTGCGACTTGGCCAAGGGTGCATGTGATGCCTTCCACGGCATGATTGGAACCGAACTCAAGTACAGCGACCGCGGTGCTCTATTCCGCATCAACAAGGAGTCCGATGCTCCTACAATTCGATCCGACAACTACCTCTTCTTTGGTCGTGTCGATGTTGTCGTCCAGGCTGCCAAGGGCCAGGGCATTGTTACCTCCGCTGTTCTTCAGTCTGACGACCTCGACGAGGTTGACTGGGAGTGGGTtggcggcgatgatgctCAGGTCCAGTCTAATTACTTCAGCAAGGGCGATACCACTACATACGACCGTGCTCAGTACCATGCCGTTGCTGCTCCTCTTACCACTACTCACAAGTACTCCATTGAGTGGACGTCCACCAAGATTGACTGGCTCATTGACGATGCTGTTGTCCGAACTCTGAACGCTGCCGATGCCCAGGGCGTCAATGGTTTCCCTCAGACTCCGATGCAGGTCAAGCTTGGTACTTGGGTTGCTGGTGGAAAGAACAGCAACGAGGGTACCCGAGAGTGGGCTGGTGGCTACACTGACTTCGACGATGCCCCCTTTGATGCCTACTACCGCAGCGTGACCATCATTGACTACGCTGGAAAGGACGCCCCTGGCCAGAACAAGGGCGCCAAGCAGTACGTCTACACTGACAAGACCGGTGACTGGACCAgcatcaaggttgagaagactTCTTCCGACAACGACGATGACAagaccagcaccagcaccaccgtCTCTAAGGTTTCCAAGACCACTAAGACTGCCGAGGCCACCACCTCCGCAGTTGAGACCACCAGCGCCCACGAGTCTAAGACCAAGTCCGCTGAGAAGGAGTCCAAGACTGAGTCTGccaaggagaccaagacctCCGAGGTCGCTACCACCTTTGCCACagccaccagcaccaaggcCGAGGCTACTGCCACAGCCACCGAGGGTTCTGGTTCCGGATCTGAGTCTGACGCTGGTGCCGGAGCTGCCACAGCCACTGGCTCTGGTGCTTCTCCCTCCGAGCCCGCCACCACTCCCGTTCCTGTCAACTCCGGCTCTCGCATGGCTGGTAGCGTCGTTGCCGCCTTCGCCGGCCTCATCGTTGCCCAGATCCTCATCTAG
- a CDS encoding MUC1-Extracellular alpha-1,4-glucan glucosidase — translation MAWSKSFILLLAASGIASVQAGPCKPRRLPTYTVPSYSVPTYPVSQSSTTKTGTLVSSTTTGSSTSSRGPTLDSSTTSSTHSKTSTTEPPISISTEKSSTTSHGSSMSTTTTPCSTSSMPSVYSVTTTTNSHIATSKDTSSITKETSTTTEGKTSTLSTTTSAYSTTQQTSTTSTPCSSSTGTSTLSTTSGASSTSHTETKTSETTSVTTASFTTKSDSTTESTSSDFHSSSSSMSTTVTHDTTASSSTTSETSKASLATSEASSTTESSSTYETTESSGTTSPCSTSDSSVSSGSSTAPTSETTASESSVTSETSTSSVPCTSSTIPSESSASSTSETSSSAVSTPTPWTTATVSSETSSAWTSSETSTSATLASESSSSTTSGASSSTTPCESSPSTVSSTISLYESSSTTTPCESTTTPGSSTTSYESSTSSPCSTSTVSSESSSSSSTSSSSTTPCTTPSPTTFSSPTSTKCSTATSPPPRPTCFRYTIRKDPPQAADCGHSGHRNGKKAKVLGYGDSDSVEACGESCAKFDGCKSVVYGYREHDLNQPFCEFVDAVQGRDDEDDTPWQWYDLSCFNPDCLPPNECGY, via the coding sequence ATGGCCTGGTCAAAGTCATTCATTCTTTTGCTTGCTGCTTCAGGCATTGCTAGTGTTCAGGCTGGACCTTGTAAGCCCCGTCGCTTGCCGACTTATACTGTACCATCTTACAGTGTACCAACATATCCTGTTTCCCAGTCTTCTACCACCAAGACTGGAACTCTCGTTTCTTCAACTACCACTGGTAGTTCTACTAGTTCCCGTGGCCCAACTTTGGACTCGAGCACTACGTCTTCCACTCATTCCAAGACCTCTACTACTGAGCCTCCTATCTCTATCAGTACTGAAAAGTCTTCAACTACCTCTCATGGATCCTCCATGAGCACCACAACTACACCATGTAGCACATCTTCCATGCCTTCTGTATACTCTGTCACTACCACAACCAACAGCCACATCGCAACATCCAAGGACACTTCAAGCATCACTAAGGAAACCTCTACCACAACAGAGGGCAAAACTTCCACTCTTTCAACAACTACCAGTGCCTACAGCACAACCCAACAGACTTCTACTACATCTACTCCATGCTCCAGCAGCACTGGAACTTCTACACTCTCTACAACTTCCGGGGCTTCGTCCACGTCACATACAGAAACCAAGACATCTGAGACTACGAGCGTGACTACCGCTTCATTCACTACAAAGTCTGATTCAACAACGGAGTCGACTTCTTCGGACTTCCATAGCAGCTCATCTTCAATGAGCACCACTGTCACACACGACAccacagcttcttcaagcacTACCTCCGAGACATCTAAAGCATCCTTAGCTACAAGTGAGGCTTCCTCCACTACAGAAAGCTCATCTACATATGAGACAACAGAATCTTCGGGAACTACTTCGCCTTGCTCAACTTCCGATAGTTCAGTATCATCTGGAAGCTCTACAGCCCCTACTAGTGAGACTACAGCTTCCGAGTCTTCAGTTACCTCAGAGacatcaacttcttcggTGCCTTGCACATCTTCGACGATACCATCTGAGTCTTCCGCCAGCTCAACAAGCGAAACAAGTAGTTCTGCTGTTTCAACTCCTACACCCTGGACAACCGCAACAGTGTCTTCCGAGACCTCTTCTGCTTGGACATCAAGTGAAACTAGCACTTCTGCTACTTTAGCCTCGGAgtcttcaagttcaacaaCTTCTGGAGCTTCCTCCAGTACCACCCCATGCGAGAGCTCTCCTTCTACTGTCTCCAGCACAATATCTCTTTACGAATCTTCTAGCACTACAACACCTTGCGAAAGTACCACCACGCCTGGTTCATCCACCACATCTTATGagtcatcaacatcgtcaccatGCTCAACTTCCACAGTTAGCTCCGAGTCttcgtcaagctcatcaacatcttcatcttccactaCTCCATGCACAACCCCATCTCCTACAACGTTCTCAAGCCCAACCTCCACCAAGTGCTCGACAGCCACATCTCCTCCCCCACGACCAACTTGCTTCCGCTACACTATTCGTAAGGATCCACCTCAGGCTGCTGACTGCGGCCACTCCGGTCATCGTAAtggaaagaaagcaaaggtCCTTGGATACGGCGACTCAGATAGTGTGGAGGCATGTGGAGAGAGCTGTGCCAAGTTTGATGGCTGCAAATCTGTCGTTTACGGTTACAGAGAGCATGACTTGAACCAACCTTTCTGTGAATTCGTTGATGCGGTTCAAGGGcgtgatgacgaggatgatacCCCTTGGCAGTGGTACGACTTGTCTTGTTTCAACCCGGACTGTCTTCCTCCAAATGAGTGTGGGTATTAG
- a CDS encoding probable pectate lyase 1, producing MKFLGLLNLAALVSAVPTPTFQEAGKTLGKRAAITDAANIGYATQNGGTTGGAGGATVTVSSLAEFSKAAESEGKQVIYVKGQISGNNKIRVKSNKTIVGAAGASLDNIGLYINKQKNVIVRNLKIKNVVAANGDAIGIQKSTNVWVDHCELSSDLSKDKDFYDGLLDVTHASDFVTVSNTHLHDHHKASLVGHSDSNGSEDKGTLHVTYANNHWSSIGSRAPSVRFGFVHVFNNYYEDISVTGVNSRMGAQVLVESTTFSSAKKALTSKDSKETGSISVNDVNLGGSTNDAPKGSISKSNIPYQYSLVGSSKVKSAVVGVAGATLKL from the coding sequence ATGAAGTTTCTCggtcttctcaacctcgctgCTCTGGTCAGCGCCGTCCCTACTCCTACCTTCCAGGAGGCCGGAAAGACCCTCGGCAAGCGAGCTGCCATCACCGATGCTGCCAACATTGGTTACGCTACGCAGAACGGCGGTACTAccggtggtgctggtggtgctaCCGTGactgtctcttctcttgccGAGTTcagcaaggctgctgagTCGGAGGGTAAGCAGGTCATCTACGTCAAGGGCCAGATCTCTGGAAACAACAAGATCCGCGTCAAGTCTAACAAGACCATTGTCGGTGCCGCTGGTGCTTCTCTTGACAACATTGGTCTTTACATCAACAAGCAGAAGAACGTTATCGTTcgcaacctcaagatcaagaacgtTGTTGCTGCCAACGGTGATGCTATCGGTATCCAGAAGTCCACCAACGTCTGGGTCGACCACTGTGAGCTGTCCTCCGACCTgtccaaggacaaggacttCTACGACGGTCTCCTCGATGTCACCCACGCCTCTGACTTCGTCACCGTCTCCAACACCCACCTCCACGACCACCACAAGGCCTCTCTCGTCGGCCACTCCGACAGCAACGGCTCCGAGGACAAGGGCACTCTCCACGTCACGTACGCCAACAACCACTGGTCCAGCATTGGATCTCGAGCTCCCTCTGTCCGTTTCGGTTTCGTCCACGTCTTCAACAACTACTACGAGGATATCAGCGTGACCGGTGTCAACTCCCGCATGGGCGCCCAGGTTCTTGTTGAGTCTACTACCTTCTCTAGCGCTAAGAAGGCTCTCACCTCCAAGGACTCCAAGGAGACTGGCTCCATCTCTGTCAACGATGTCAACCTGGGCGGTTCCACCAACGATGCTCCCAAGGGCTCCATCTCTAAGTCCAACATCCCCTACCAGTACTCTCTTGTCGGCTCCTCCAAGGTCAAGTcggctgttgttggtgttgctggtgcCACTCTTAAGCTGTAA